One uncultured Caproiciproducens sp. DNA segment encodes these proteins:
- a CDS encoding branched-chain amino acid ABC transporter permease gives MIAQCIFEGLVIGSVLALISMGIALIWGVMNVISFSQGEFLMIGMYVAFFLNQKLGLDPIVSIPLSMLVLFMLGIIIYKTFISRALRGPVLSQRLITFALSMVLVNGMLMLFSSEFRTIPKVMFSGTIHLGTLIISKEKLVPMISALLITIALFFFINKTKYGKAIRATAMNKDAAELVGINTEFSFMLAFGISSAIAGAGGCILSYYYYITPTIGSSFLLFGFIAVALGGFGSIFGAFIGGLLMGLVDVFAGVYFNTAFKYVAVCVLFILVVSFKPKGLFGK, from the coding sequence ATGATTGCTCAGTGTATCTTTGAAGGTTTGGTGATTGGTTCCGTTTTGGCATTGATTTCCATGGGCATCGCGCTAATTTGGGGAGTTATGAATGTAATAAGCTTTTCGCAGGGCGAATTTTTAATGATTGGCATGTATGTAGCATTTTTCCTGAATCAAAAATTGGGATTGGATCCGATTGTTTCCATTCCGTTAAGTATGTTGGTTTTGTTTATGCTTGGTATTATAATTTATAAAACGTTTATCAGCCGGGCCTTAAGGGGGCCGGTTCTGTCTCAAAGGCTTATTACTTTTGCATTAAGTATGGTATTGGTTAATGGCATGCTGATGTTGTTTTCCAGCGAATTTCGCACTATTCCAAAGGTTATGTTTTCCGGAACGATTCATTTGGGAACTTTGATTATCAGTAAGGAAAAACTGGTTCCAATGATTTCGGCCTTGCTAATCACCATTGCACTATTCTTTTTTATTAACAAAACAAAATACGGAAAGGCCATCCGCGCTACCGCCATGAATAAAGATGCAGCTGAACTGGTTGGAATCAACACGGAATTTTCTTTTATGCTTGCATTCGGAATTTCGAGTGCCATTGCAGGTGCGGGGGGCTGCATACTATCCTATTATTATTACATTACGCCGACGATTGGCTCATCCTTCCTGCTGTTTGGATTTATCGCTGTCGCGCTCGGCGGATTTGGCAGCATATTCGGTGCCTTTATCGGTGGGCTGCTGATGGGACTCGTTGATGTTTTTGCTGGAGTGTATTTTAACACAGCATTTAAATATGTTGCTGTTTGTGTATTGTTTATTCTGGTGGTTTCCTTCAAGCCAAAAGGGTTATTTGGAAAATAG
- a CDS encoding ABC transporter substrate-binding protein: protein MTHHSRYLKFISIALVLSLAFGLCSCSLGQQTSSETVSSSSRSTPAKSSSDTINIGVLLPMSGTQQKAGREVKEAMNMFVDIINNERNDIDIPLAKTAGLPNLGGKKIQLVYGDLKTADTALSEAERLITSEGAVAICGLFSSATTKTAAVSTEKYKVPLVSEGTSPTLTQKGYKYFFRVFPDDTKYVDDTYQYLLQLNKQKNANIKTVAFLSEDTEFGKNIANVEVKDAEKYGFKTVENIRYSSNATNVISESLKLKRANPDVVMMSSYISDVILYIKTFKQLDYMPKMIMGQRGGFMTSELFTALGADAEGLYSTSAWSLDLDLPLVKQLSNLYTQKYSGGVELIADVLKCATDAYVLCLAINQAGSTDADAIKKAMQNLQYPVKSLFTAGTGYRFDQYGQNVAGTSLICQIKDGTYRTVYPDDLKSYDGVFPIPSWDDRKNNGN, encoded by the coding sequence ATGACTCATCATAGCCGCTATTTAAAATTTATCAGTATTGCGTTGGTATTGAGCTTGGCTTTTGGGTTGTGCTCCTGTTCTTTGGGTCAACAGACTTCTTCTGAAACAGTATCTTCTTCCTCCCGCTCAACGCCTGCAAAAAGCAGCAGTGATACGATTAATATCGGTGTGCTTCTTCCCATGAGCGGAACGCAGCAAAAGGCTGGCAGAGAAGTAAAAGAAGCAATGAATATGTTTGTCGACATTATTAACAATGAACGCAACGACATTGATATTCCCTTGGCGAAAACAGCAGGCCTGCCGAATTTAGGAGGCAAAAAGATTCAATTGGTTTATGGCGATTTAAAAACCGCTGATACTGCTCTCTCGGAAGCAGAACGGCTGATTACGTCGGAAGGGGCTGTTGCGATCTGCGGGTTGTTTAGCAGTGCGACGACAAAAACAGCAGCTGTTTCCACGGAAAAATATAAGGTACCGTTGGTTTCGGAAGGTACATCTCCAACCCTGACTCAAAAAGGCTACAAATACTTTTTTCGCGTTTTCCCGGATGACACTAAATATGTGGATGATACATATCAGTATCTTTTGCAGTTAAATAAACAAAAAAATGCCAACATCAAAACAGTGGCATTTTTATCAGAGGATACTGAGTTTGGGAAAAATATTGCTAATGTTGAAGTAAAAGATGCTGAGAAGTATGGCTTTAAAACGGTAGAAAATATTAGATACAGCTCTAATGCGACAAATGTCATCAGCGAATCTTTGAAATTAAAAAGAGCCAATCCTGACGTGGTCATGATGTCTTCATATATTTCTGATGTGATATTGTATATAAAGACGTTTAAACAATTAGATTATATGCCGAAAATGATTATGGGACAGAGGGGCGGCTTTATGACCAGTGAGCTGTTTACAGCGCTGGGAGCAGATGCCGAAGGATTATATTCAACCAGTGCATGGTCGCTGGATTTGGACCTCCCTTTAGTTAAGCAGCTAAGTAATCTGTATACCCAAAAATATTCCGGAGGAGTGGAATTAATTGCAGATGTGCTGAAATGCGCTACGGATGCCTATGTTTTATGTCTGGCAATTAATCAGGCAGGCTCTACGGATGCGGACGCCATTAAAAAAGCAATGCAAAACCTTCAATATCCTGTGAAATCGTTGTTTACAGCGGGTACCGGTTATCGTTTTGACCAATATGGACAAAACGTTGCAGGAACATCCCTGATTTGTCAGATTAAAGATGGAACGTACCGTACAGTGTATCCGGATGATTTAAAATCATATGATGGAGTATTTCCAATTCCATCATGGGATGATCGAAAAAACAATGGAAATTAA
- a CDS encoding DeoR/GlpR family DNA-binding transcription regulator has product MSAAERLDIIKQLVANDKKVYVSQLSTKFNMTEETIRRDLEKLEAEGILTRTYGGAILNKESSFDVVHFYKRASINMEQKQMIAVKAVELLKNKSTISADSSSTVMETLKLIKNWSNVTLLTNSTEALSELNQSELRVISTGGVLNKSSLSLQGVVAKKTIENYNVDILLMSCKGLDMQKGALDSNESEAELKKLMVHQATEVALLVDHTKFDRSAFVQLVDLNHINYIVTDQCPDEKWIQFFQENQIKIIY; this is encoded by the coding sequence ATGTCAGCAGCAGAACGCCTTGATATTATTAAACAATTGGTTGCCAACGATAAGAAAGTATATGTTTCACAATTAAGTACTAAATTTAATATGACAGAGGAAACAATCCGCAGAGATTTGGAAAAATTAGAAGCGGAGGGAATTCTAACCCGTACATATGGGGGCGCCATACTCAATAAGGAAAGCTCCTTTGATGTAGTGCATTTCTATAAAAGAGCATCCATTAATATGGAACAAAAGCAGATGATTGCCGTTAAAGCGGTAGAGCTGCTGAAAAATAAATCTACCATATCGGCAGACTCTAGTTCCACGGTAATGGAAACTTTGAAGCTGATTAAAAATTGGAGTAATGTAACATTGCTTACCAATTCTACGGAGGCTTTGAGTGAGCTGAATCAGTCTGAATTGAGAGTGATTTCAACTGGAGGCGTATTGAACAAAAGCTCATTGTCACTGCAAGGTGTGGTAGCTAAAAAAACAATTGAAAATTATAATGTGGACATTTTGCTGATGAGTTGTAAAGGTTTGGATATGCAGAAAGGTGCTTTGGATTCCAATGAATCTGAGGCAGAATTGAAGAAACTTATGGTTCATCAGGCTACAGAAGTTGCGCTTTTAGTAGATCACACGAAATTCGACCGGAGTGCATTTGTGCAACTGGTGGATTTGAATCATATCAACTATATTGTTACTGATCAATGCCCTGATGAAAAATGGATTCAATTTTTCCAAGAAAATCAGATCAAAATCATATATTAA
- a CDS encoding aldo/keto reductase, with translation MNTMKLGKTGKDISKIGLGTWAIGGGPAWGGDRELQSSIDTIRECPKLGVNLIDTAPGYNFGNSEVILGKALKGMNREDVVIITKCGIVWTRKGSLFNKVGDTQLYKNLSKESILEEVELSLERLGTDYIDVYMTHWQSVEPCFTPIFETMEVLNELKAKGKIKAIGAANATPEHIKEYLKYGELDIVQGKYSVLDRGIEKDLLPICRENNITLQAYSPLEQGLLSGCLPRDYQPQGAQCNKKWFQAENMQKAMDMMDAWKPLCEKYSCTIANLALAWILAQGDFINLLSGSTTVDQIKQNVKSAELELSKEDIRKMREMAEAIDQ, from the coding sequence ATGAACACAATGAAATTAGGAAAAACAGGAAAAGATATTTCTAAAATTGGGCTTGGCACATGGGCGATTGGAGGAGGTCCCGCATGGGGCGGAGACAGGGAGCTTCAGTCAAGCATCGATACTATTCGTGAGTGCCCGAAACTAGGTGTTAACTTAATAGATACTGCTCCCGGTTACAATTTTGGCAACAGCGAGGTCATTTTGGGGAAAGCCCTGAAAGGGATGAACCGCGAGGATGTTGTAATCATTACAAAGTGTGGTATTGTCTGGACAAGAAAGGGAAGCCTGTTTAATAAAGTTGGTGATACACAGCTTTATAAAAATCTATCCAAGGAGTCCATCCTTGAAGAAGTCGAATTGAGTCTGGAACGCTTAGGCACGGATTATATTGATGTGTATATGACGCATTGGCAGTCAGTAGAGCCATGCTTTACCCCAATTTTCGAAACGATGGAAGTTCTGAATGAACTGAAAGCGAAAGGGAAAATCAAAGCCATCGGTGCGGCAAATGCTACGCCGGAACACATCAAAGAATACCTCAAATACGGTGAATTGGATATTGTACAGGGAAAATACAGTGTCCTTGACCGCGGAATTGAAAAAGATTTATTGCCGATTTGCAGAGAAAACAACATTACGCTTCAAGCGTATTCTCCATTGGAACAAGGATTGCTGAGTGGGTGTCTGCCAAGAGATTATCAGCCGCAAGGTGCACAGTGCAACAAAAAGTGGTTCCAAGCTGAAAATATGCAAAAAGCAATGGATATGATGGATGCGTGGAAGCCGCTCTGTGAAAAATACAGTTGTACCATCGCAAATTTGGCTTTGGCATGGATACTGGCGCAGGGCGATTTCATTAACCTCTTAAGTGGTTCTACCACAGTAGATCAAATTAAGCAAAATGTAAAATCTGCTGAGCTTGAGTTATCCAAAGAAGATATCCGGAAAATGCGTGAGATGGCTGAGGCAATTGACCAATAA
- a CDS encoding sugar kinase has translation MTKKLDVICIGAAIVDIPLQPVNKNIFDIESYPLEKISMTIGGDAINEATIISRLGHKVALMSRVGKDAVGNFILEACKKDNIDTTSIHVDENVDTSINIGLVTEDGERTFVTNRNGSLWKTTIDDVNFSRFGNARLLSLASIFNNPLLNGHALVKIFQEAKKNDLIICADVIKARLGETLNDIRDALSYVDYFFPNYDEACLMTGKTDLDEIADALLGCGVKNVIIKTGKKGCFIKNRLQTLQVPTYNKIKAIDTIGAGDNFVSGFITAILDGKSLEQCAEFANVTATISVQSVGATTGVQDRKQVEDLLQLYLDEKE, from the coding sequence TTGACTAAGAAACTGGACGTCATATGTATCGGTGCTGCTATTGTAGATATTCCGTTACAGCCCGTCAATAAAAACATCTTTGATATTGAGTCATATCCATTAGAAAAAATATCCATGACGATCGGCGGGGATGCCATCAATGAGGCAACGATTATTTCCAGATTGGGGCATAAAGTCGCACTGATGAGCAGAGTCGGCAAGGATGCTGTGGGGAATTTCATTCTGGAGGCCTGTAAAAAAGATAATATTGATACTACGAGTATTCATGTTGATGAAAATGTAGATACTTCCATTAACATAGGCTTAGTCACAGAGGACGGGGAACGTACCTTTGTCACCAACCGAAACGGAAGCTTGTGGAAAACTACCATTGATGATGTGAATTTTAGTAGGTTTGGTAATGCGCGCCTGTTATCCTTGGCAAGCATTTTTAATAACCCTCTGCTGAATGGCCATGCTTTAGTGAAAATTTTCCAGGAAGCAAAAAAAAATGACCTGATCATCTGTGCTGATGTAATCAAGGCAAGATTAGGTGAAACCCTTAATGATATTCGCGATGCATTAAGTTATGTCGACTATTTCTTTCCCAACTATGATGAGGCTTGCCTCATGACAGGAAAAACTGACCTTGATGAAATTGCGGATGCTCTCCTTGGCTGTGGTGTGAAAAATGTCATTATCAAAACCGGCAAAAAGGGATGTTTTATAAAAAACAGACTTCAAACGCTACAGGTTCCTACTTACAATAAAATCAAAGCAATTGATACCATTGGTGCCGGGGATAACTTTGTTTCAGGCTTTATTACCGCTATATTAGATGGTAAGTCACTGGAACAATGTGCGGAATTTGCCAATGTTACTGCTACTATTTCCGTGCAAAGCGTAGGTGCCACCACGGGAGTGCAGGACAGAAAACAGGTTGAAGATCTCTTGCAGCTGTATTTGGACGAAAAAGAATAA
- a CDS encoding ketose-bisphosphate aldolase: MLANIIYWENQAKKGGYAIPHFNVWNAEMLMGVMDAAEESRAPVIISFGTGFVGNTSFEDFSNMMVSMAKKATVPVITHWDHGRSMEIVQNAYNHGMNSVMRDASAYDLQENIRLTKEVVDYFHPRGIPVEAELGHVGNETVYEETLASYQYTDPNQAAEFVEATGCDSLAVAIGNQHGVYTSEPQLNFEVVEKVSKVVSVPLVLHGASGIGDADIKTAISLGITKINIHTELCLAAMDAVAANPNVPFLKLEREVREAVKQRAVEKIKLFGTDGKAE, from the coding sequence ATGTTAGCAAATATTATATACTGGGAAAATCAAGCGAAAAAAGGCGGTTATGCGATTCCTCATTTTAATGTATGGAATGCGGAAATGCTTATGGGCGTTATGGATGCTGCTGAAGAATCAAGAGCGCCGGTCATCATTTCTTTTGGTACTGGTTTTGTGGGCAACACCTCTTTCGAGGATTTTTCAAATATGATGGTTTCCATGGCGAAAAAGGCAACTGTTCCGGTTATTACACACTGGGATCACGGACGCAGCATGGAAATTGTACAGAATGCGTATAATCACGGGATGAATTCCGTCATGAGAGATGCCTCAGCTTATGATCTGCAAGAAAATATCCGTCTTACCAAAGAGGTTGTGGATTATTTTCATCCGCGTGGAATTCCTGTTGAAGCAGAACTTGGGCATGTTGGAAACGAGACTGTTTATGAAGAAACGCTTGCTTCCTATCAATATACCGACCCAAATCAGGCGGCAGAATTTGTAGAGGCGACCGGATGCGATTCCCTCGCAGTGGCAATCGGAAATCAGCATGGCGTATATACTTCCGAACCTCAATTGAATTTTGAGGTAGTCGAAAAAGTATCGAAGGTTGTTTCAGTCCCTCTTGTGTTGCACGGTGCTTCCGGCATTGGCGACGCGGACATTAAAACCGCAATTTCCCTTGGAATTACAAAAATAAACATTCATACCGAGCTTTGTCTGGCTGCAATGGATGCTGTTGCGGCAAATCCAAATGTACCATTCCTGAAGTTGGAAAGGGAGGTTCGTGAAGCTGTAAAGCAAAGAGCAGTAGAGAAAATTAAATTGTTCGGAACTGACGGAAAGGCGGAGTAA
- a CDS encoding NAD(P)-dependent alcohol dehydrogenase, translating into MKNTEAILVVPGTMEIQDAHMPVPKDDEVLIKVEYVGICGSDVHGFESGPFIPPSDPNQKIGLGHECAGEVVGMGAKVTKFKIGDKVNIEPGVPCGRCRFCLEGKYNICPSVDFMATQPNYKGALTNYLCHPESFTYKLPSNMSTMEGALVEPAAVGMHAAMSANARPGKKIVILGSGCIGLMTLQACKTMGATEIVVVDVLPKRLAMAKKLGAMEVVNGAQEDTVARCKEILGDLGADIVFETAGAQATARQTPLLVMRGGKIMIVGTIPGATPIDFLKINREVTIQTVFRYANRYPTTIEAISSGRFDVKSMVTHIYDYQDVQKAFDESVHCKQDIIKGVIKMNEIKG; encoded by the coding sequence ATGAAAAATACAGAAGCGATTTTGGTTGTTCCGGGAACGATGGAGATACAGGATGCTCACATGCCTGTTCCTAAAGATGACGAAGTATTAATTAAAGTGGAGTATGTAGGAATTTGCGGATCAGATGTCCATGGATTTGAGTCGGGTCCATTTATTCCTCCATCTGACCCAAATCAAAAAATCGGGCTTGGACATGAGTGCGCCGGTGAAGTTGTTGGAATGGGCGCTAAGGTAACTAAATTTAAAATAGGAGATAAAGTAAATATTGAACCGGGAGTTCCCTGTGGGAGATGCCGATTCTGCCTTGAAGGCAAATATAATATCTGCCCGAGTGTAGATTTTATGGCAACACAACCGAATTACAAAGGCGCTTTAACCAATTATCTTTGTCATCCTGAAAGCTTTACTTATAAGCTCCCAAGTAATATGTCCACGATGGAAGGCGCGCTGGTTGAGCCTGCAGCTGTGGGTATGCACGCGGCAATGTCGGCAAATGCGAGACCGGGCAAAAAAATTGTCATCCTCGGTTCGGGATGCATTGGCCTGATGACTTTGCAGGCATGTAAAACCATGGGCGCTACAGAAATTGTAGTAGTAGATGTTTTGCCAAAACGTTTAGCAATGGCGAAAAAGTTGGGTGCAATGGAAGTTGTCAATGGCGCTCAAGAGGACACAGTTGCAAGGTGCAAGGAAATTCTCGGCGATTTGGGCGCAGATATTGTGTTTGAGACAGCAGGAGCACAAGCAACAGCAAGACAAACTCCGCTTCTGGTCATGCGTGGCGGTAAAATTATGATTGTCGGTACCATTCCGGGCGCAACACCGATCGATTTTCTGAAAATCAATCGTGAAGTGACCATTCAGACGGTATTCCGTTATGCAAACCGTTATCCAACCACAATTGAGGCGATTTCTTCCGGACGGTTTGATGTCAAATCAATGGTTACACACATCTATGATTATCAGGACGTGCAAAAAGCATTTGATGAATCCGTGCACTGCAAACAGGATATCATCAAAGGTGTTATTAAAATGAATGAAATAAAGGGGTAA
- a CDS encoding MFS transporter — protein sequence MSNVGKPNCGARLDRLPNSGWHWALFLLVGSDLLFGGMINSVGGLILAQLKTLGWTNNNISATFSSLTTAGMFLGSILGGIIGDKFGRRNGYKICILLHIIPMYAAAFAPNMTFIIVCRFLMGFGLGALLVTLFAGFTEYVPSRSRGTWSGRNSFLGNWAYPISSLISMIITPLVAPDMSWRLMFLIPAIASTVVFFFVNAKFPESPRWLESKGRYEEAEKLMSEIEARVERETGKKLEPVTTIPAEKAREKVIPYSHLFKGELLKRVVLGSFVLIAMNVIQYTLINWLPTIFLQQGVDIKKSIFMNTMSMFGAPFGVFIAAVVMDKIPRKVMGIGLLVTMAVLGYIYSLQTNMTVICIIGFFLITIVYMYVCYASAVYVPEIWPTEAKLRGSGLANSVGRVSGILTPFAVAAMLTNVGVTGVFILLGAVAIITAVAIAIFGIDTKQVSIEDIGARAE from the coding sequence ATGAGCAACGTAGGAAAACCAAATTGCGGCGCAAGGCTTGACCGTTTGCCGAACTCAGGTTGGCACTGGGCGCTTTTCCTGTTGGTCGGGTCCGACCTTCTGTTTGGCGGTATGATTAACAGCGTCGGCGGCTTAATTTTGGCACAGTTAAAAACCCTTGGCTGGACAAACAATAACATAAGTGCAACCTTTTCTTCTTTGACAACTGCCGGCATGTTCCTTGGTTCTATCTTGGGTGGAATCATTGGTGATAAGTTTGGACGCAGAAACGGCTATAAGATTTGCATTTTGCTTCATATTATTCCGATGTATGCAGCAGCCTTTGCGCCCAATATGACGTTTATCATTGTTTGCCGTTTCCTCATGGGCTTTGGCTTAGGCGCACTGCTTGTAACACTGTTTGCGGGTTTTACAGAGTATGTTCCAAGCCGCAGCCGCGGCACATGGTCGGGCAGAAACTCTTTCCTCGGTAACTGGGCCTATCCGATTTCTTCTTTGATCTCAATGATTATTACACCCCTTGTAGCTCCTGATATGAGTTGGAGACTGATGTTCCTGATCCCTGCAATCGCTTCGACTGTTGTTTTCTTCTTTGTGAACGCAAAATTCCCGGAATCACCACGCTGGCTGGAATCCAAAGGCAGATATGAGGAAGCAGAGAAACTTATGTCTGAAATTGAAGCTAGAGTAGAACGTGAAACTGGCAAAAAACTGGAGCCTGTTACAACAATCCCTGCTGAAAAAGCGAGGGAAAAAGTCATTCCTTATTCTCACTTGTTTAAAGGCGAACTTTTGAAAAGAGTTGTTCTCGGTTCCTTTGTGTTAATTGCGATGAATGTCATTCAATATACACTGATTAACTGGCTGCCTACCATCTTCCTGCAACAGGGTGTCGATATCAAAAAATCCATATTTATGAATACGATGAGTATGTTTGGGGCTCCGTTCGGCGTATTTATCGCAGCGGTTGTAATGGATAAAATTCCCCGTAAGGTAATGGGTATCGGTTTGCTGGTCACGATGGCAGTACTTGGTTATATTTATTCTCTTCAAACCAATATGACGGTAATTTGCATTATAGGGTTCTTCCTAATTACCATCGTATACATGTATGTATGTTATGCATCAGCGGTATATGTTCCTGAAATCTGGCCTACCGAAGCAAAACTGCGCGGCTCCGGGCTTGCAAACTCCGTAGGACGTGTCAGTGGTATTTTGACGCCTTTTGCAGTAGCGGCGATGCTGACAAATGTTGGTGTAACTGGAGTGTTTATTTTGTTGGGTGCCGTAGCAATTATCACGGCTGTGGCAATTGCAATCTTTGGTATCGATACAAAACAAGTATCTATTGAAGATATCGGTGCACGTGCAGAGTAA
- a CDS encoding ribulose phosphate epimerase — translation MHRNLRVAPSMGCCDLFGIEEQIRFIDEHADFLHMDIKDGNYVKTFSIGPDFLSYIKDIVKTPMDAHLMVKHPQNFIEMCAQAGAAYITPHTDCIESDAFVTINKIKSLGCKAGIALNPAAPLEAIRYYLPLLDKVTIMIVDAGYAGQKVITQMYDKIRTLAQWRTEMELHFLIEADGSMNGDVYRPLYEAGTDVVVLGPPALWNKNPDIKKAWDIMEKEIEQGTN, via the coding sequence ATGCATAGGAATCTGAGGGTTGCACCGTCCATGGGCTGTTGTGATTTATTTGGGATTGAAGAACAAATCCGTTTTATTGATGAGCATGCTGATTTTTTGCATATGGATATCAAGGATGGCAACTATGTAAAAACATTCAGCATTGGACCTGATTTTTTAAGTTATATCAAAGATATTGTGAAAACTCCAATGGATGCACATCTTATGGTCAAACATCCGCAGAATTTTATTGAAATGTGTGCTCAAGCAGGTGCGGCTTATATTACACCTCATACAGACTGCATTGAAAGCGATGCGTTTGTCACAATCAATAAAATTAAATCCCTTGGCTGTAAAGCGGGAATTGCTTTGAATCCGGCGGCCCCTCTGGAAGCCATCCGTTATTATCTGCCTTTACTGGATAAAGTCACTATCATGATTGTGGATGCTGGTTATGCTGGGCAAAAGGTCATTACACAGATGTATGACAAAATCAGAACTCTGGCGCAATGGCGCACGGAAATGGAACTGCACTTTTTAATTGAAGCAGATGGTTCAATGAACGGTGATGTGTACAGGCCCTTATACGAAGCTGGGACAGACGTTGTGGTATTGGGACCTCCTGCGCTCTGGAACAAGAATCCGGACATCAAAAAAGCTTGGGACATCATGGAAAAAGAGATTGAACAGGGTACAAACTAA
- a CDS encoding zinc-binding dehydrogenase, which produces MKALARYGKAFGGYRFIDVPEPDCGDEDIIVEIKAAAICGADMKHFKVENGSNEFNSIRGHEFAGDIVKVGKNVKDWKVGQRIVSDNTGHVCGTCPSCEAGDFITCPEKVNLGLDNNKWGGGFTKYCVIPGEILRIHKHAIWEIPKNVKYEEAAVLDPICNAYKAIAQRSSLLPGQDVVIFGTGPLGLFSVQIAKLMGAVNIIMVGLEDDTKVRFGVAKELGATHVVNGSKEDVVKRCQEICGKENLGLVVECSGANIALKQSIEMLRPNGEVVRVGMGFKPMEFSINDITVKAVKIIGHMGYDTTSWRNAIRLLTTGQIKVQPMITHRIGLSEWEKGFEAMANKEAIKVIIHYDCD; this is translated from the coding sequence ATGAAAGCATTAGCAAGGTATGGTAAAGCATTTGGCGGTTACAGATTTATTGATGTTCCGGAACCGGATTGTGGTGATGAGGATATCATCGTTGAAATCAAAGCGGCGGCAATCTGCGGTGCGGATATGAAGCACTTCAAAGTGGAAAACGGCTCTAATGAATTTAATTCCATCCGTGGCCACGAATTTGCTGGTGATATCGTCAAAGTAGGAAAAAATGTAAAGGACTGGAAAGTTGGTCAAAGAATCGTTTCTGACAATACCGGTCATGTCTGTGGAACATGTCCTTCCTGTGAAGCAGGTGACTTCATCACTTGCCCCGAAAAGGTTAATCTTGGGTTGGATAACAACAAATGGGGCGGAGGCTTCACAAAATACTGTGTGATTCCCGGAGAAATCTTGAGAATTCACAAACATGCAATTTGGGAAATTCCTAAAAATGTGAAATATGAAGAAGCAGCAGTCCTTGATCCGATCTGCAATGCGTATAAAGCAATTGCACAGAGATCAAGCCTTCTTCCGGGACAGGATGTTGTTATTTTTGGCACCGGCCCATTGGGACTGTTTTCTGTTCAGATCGCAAAATTGATGGGCGCTGTTAATATCATTATGGTTGGTTTGGAAGATGATACCAAAGTTCGCTTTGGCGTCGCGAAAGAACTGGGCGCTACTCATGTAGTTAACGGTTCCAAAGAAGATGTTGTAAAACGTTGCCAGGAAATTTGCGGAAAAGAAAATCTTGGCCTTGTCGTTGAGTGCTCTGGCGCTAATATTGCACTGAAACAATCCATCGAAATGCTGAGACCAAACGGAGAAGTTGTCCGTGTAGGTATGGGATTCAAACCAATGGAGTTCTCTATTAATGACATTACGGTCAAAGCAGTTAAAATTATAGGACATATGGGGTATGATACCACATCATGGAGAAATGCGATTCGACTTTTGACAACCGGTCAAATTAAGGTTCAACCAATGATTACTCACAGAATTGGCCTTTCCGAGTGGGAAAAGGGCTTTGAGGCAATGGCAAACAAAGAGGCAATCAAAGTCATCATACATTATGATTGCGATTAA